The Pandoraea vervacti DNA window GGCGGCAAGCGCCGCGAACGGATCCTGCGGCACCGGCCCAAAGCCGCCGAACAGTGTGGCGAAGTACGTCGCGAAGCCGAAGAACATGCCGGGAATGAAGTTCAGTCCCGGGAAGACGCGGGCGAGCGCCATCATCGACCCGTTACCGGCGAAGAGAATCACCATCTCGGCCAGTATCAGCGTGTTGCCGCTGAACTGCGTGGCGGCCTGTTTGAATCCGAGCACGATCAGAAACGCAAAGCACGATCCTACGGGCAGCGTCGCCCAGATGCGTTTGAGGTTCACCAGCGTCGGGCCACCCATCGCGAAGGTCGCGGCCCAACTGATGAAAATCGCCCACGGCGGCAGGTGCAACGGCAGCATCGCAATCGGGATGGTGGTGACGGCAAGCAGTGAGGCAACGACTTCCGCAGGCAGCTTCTTCATGATTGTCTCCTTGAGTTTTATGGGTACTTCATTGCGCACAACAACATGAATGCCGGTGAATTTCGCAGTGATGCTGCGTCACGACCGTGATGCGACCGCGTTTGATGACCCACAGGCGTGGCGGGATGTCGAGCAGCGCGTCGGCCACCCGGAACGTATCGAGGATGATGAGATCGGCCTGCTTGCCCACCGCGATGCCGTAGTCATGCGACAGGCCGATGGCGCGCGCGGCGTTGTGCGTGCCCATGTCGAGAATCGCCTGCTGATGCTCGGGCACGCCGAACTGTGCGACGTGGGCGAGCAGATTGCCGATCTGCAACATGTCGGCCTTGCCGAACGGTGTGAAGGCATTGCGCACGTTGTTGGACGAGTACGCGACGTTCACGCCGGCGGTGTGCAGCGCCTTGACCGGCGTGAGTCCGCGTCGCGGGTTCTGCGTGTCCTTACGTCCGCCCAAATACAAGTCGGTCGCAGGCAACGTCACAATGCTGATACCTGCGAGCCGAATCTGTTCGATGACGGGGGCGAGCGCGTCGTTATCGAGCGCACCGAGGCTCGTGACGTGCCCGAGCGACACACGTCCCTGATACCCGGTGTCGATGGTTCTCTGTGCAATGTAGGAGATGGCGGCAAAGCGCTGGTCCGCCGTGTCATCCGCGAAGTCGGCATGCATGTCGACCGGGGCGTCGAAGCGCTGTGCGAGTTCGAACACGATGTCGATGTGACGCTTCGTGTCGTCCCAGTTCAGCTCGTTGTAGGGACAACCGCCCACGACGTCCGCGCCCATGCGCAACGCGTCAATCATCAGTTCGTAGGTGCCCTTCGACTTCAGGATGCCTTCTTGCGGGAACGCGACGATTTGCAGATCGAGCAGGCTGTCGTATTCGTCCTTGAGCGCGAGCAACGTTTCCACGCCGATGAGGCCCTGAATCAGGTCGACGTCGGGGTGCGCGCGCACGGCCACCGTGCCGTTCTTCACCGCCATGTCGAGCACCTGACGCGAGCGGTCGAGCACGTCTTCGCGCTCCTGCTTGCTCTTGAGAATGCCCGTGACGCGAATGGCTTCGTCGAGCGTGCCGAAGCGCGCCGGCAGACGACGATGCAGCAGCGCCTTGTCCAGGTGCAGGTGCGCCTCGACGAGACCGGGGATCGCGGCACGTCCCTGCGCGTCGATCCGCTCATCTGCGCTGGCGTCGATGCCCGGCTCGATCGCGGCGATGCGCCCGCCCTTGATGGCGATGTCCACGAGCGGCGCATCGTCGCGCACGCACACGTTGTTGATCAGCAGGTCCACATGCATGGTGCGGTCTCCTTACGTCACGAAGTCGATGAGGGTCAAGGGATGGCAGGTGTCGGCGACTGCTGCCGGCCGGGCTGGCAAAGGCCTGAGCCAAGAGTAGAGGAGCGCCTGCGAAGAAGGCATCGGGATTTGCTGGTTTTCGTCTAAGAATTTCCCTAGACGCGGTGCAGCATGCAAAGCGCGTCAGATGCGCTTCGG harbors:
- a CDS encoding amidohydrolase family protein, with the protein product MHVDLLINNVCVRDDAPLVDIAIKGGRIAAIEPGIDASADERIDAQGRAAIPGLVEAHLHLDKALLHRRLPARFGTLDEAIRVTGILKSKQEREDVLDRSRQVLDMAVKNGTVAVRAHPDVDLIQGLIGVETLLALKDEYDSLLDLQIVAFPQEGILKSKGTYELMIDALRMGADVVGGCPYNELNWDDTKRHIDIVFELAQRFDAPVDMHADFADDTADQRFAAISYIAQRTIDTGYQGRVSLGHVTSLGALDNDALAPVIEQIRLAGISIVTLPATDLYLGGRKDTQNPRRGLTPVKALHTAGVNVAYSSNNVRNAFTPFGKADMLQIGNLLAHVAQFGVPEHQQAILDMGTHNAARAIGLSHDYGIAVGKQADLIILDTFRVADALLDIPPRLWVIKRGRITVVTQHHCEIHRHSCCCAQ
- a CDS encoding DUF1097 domain-containing protein, with amino-acid sequence MKKLPAEVVASLLAVTTIPIAMLPLHLPPWAIFISWAATFAMGGPTLVNLKRIWATLPVGSCFAFLIVLGFKQAATQFSGNTLILAEMVILFAGNGSMMALARVFPGLNFIPGMFFGFATYFATLFGGFGPVPQDPFAALAAAVAMNALGPVYAWVKERYSAPEVTHQRNWKGWKAEV